In a single window of the Neospora caninum Liverpool complete genome, chromosome VIIa genome:
- a CDS encoding putative SNF2 family N-terminal domain-containing protein: protein MPPPQWQLNRGVSSKESVSGLPGSSTWVRNPPPALGSDCQGGSLGGGSVPQPGCVPSHVASASSSGVDSRAPPSSSEAREDPKSVARPRMSLNDRPARHQWGFPGASCDAGSSNGHPRSASPLDCETASGDGNPRRRTMGGNGLGERVPFQDMPPFTPRVQNGDESKAGCATAAAGSDRPQDAWTAGPQEERQQGSRDPPHVLGAEGASFFGAFDPPEARPDRGGPQPTSVWGDSPSPPSSSVSSLASPTQRSGSTAPLSHRLGANAAASTGQGEQTQGRQGRKRRCMLSLSRNPSESGGALSAEPPTGGWPPEERPKRSATSETWGGSVAGNQPFASGALRGRLVSQGAEWRLADPAFPSPCAPLACPASPSAGQELAVHWQAFRHPARSRQEERARTILRVQEEQRQVLLEIQQQREEARQRGEELPDEPPPELACKMCGVDDSGNLLHPGCVDMGEFLASLGGLYDVGLDQEEEKNVQEEIQSLQERLQQLLVKMGRSSGRGEGGGGPVSQKEPARVPEVVFRNILEKEIKSFQDLVIDEHKEKKKLFRQLAGGCRRHVEAVEKKKQMKAEEEERRLRAVAKSTCGPVEVFWQRIERLVWEREKRQLQRQLHEKKKQRLDRLVNEAMQQCRRLAQGLRKPCASGDQPRPAQLDGGKRLTSETTMSSRRNSIFSEEEAKERGKGSRRNAGHQTCGRDWTKREARDEGRLTEEAGVDEDEQEWTASKFAKDQEEEDDRLEAEMERGEGEEQEDIESELRGLQDEADMPVEELLKRIYGVEGGQTQLASDRRKEQKEKARRKDEEEEGEDEGDEEDGEEEDREDEDEEGEENQWSMLVCSKEQEEEDERLDDEMEKEDDEQEDPEAELRGLQDEANMPVDELLKRIYCVAGGEAQLAADRRREADNQVRREKTVREETEDRKEERHAEGEEGGQQPHAIEERAARSEGEAAGDRLRGNDDSADDDRSEFSLDGGCFGKQEEEDEELDAAMKDEDDEEEDELKRLQEDAEMPIDELIRRFGAPSSGPRPCREETSSDEEEVVVPVHRSVRPRRSRGDSRCQLEESSEASPCRSPRCLSPGQAGEESEAVKREEGAAEDPPGGEMREETKAGDASPSQDMRADLLKQEGSEKARNVHLGGSPGSPASVYEGKHVSPTGDSLRSVKSVKSEEGGYVKRLSPLRPSHAEAAAPRSSHHAGAPAVAKKQERTHASLPSEPSGGQDVDDLPGPSPKEESDAEGLPAASPGASSLPSNPAPALVRATLRTYQSEGVQWLFALHDKGLNGILADEMGLGKTLQTIVLLARLALERGVWGPHLIVVPTSVMLNWEREFFKFCPGFKVLVYFGSAQERAKKRTGWSRPYAFHVCIASYSTVVKDAQIFKRKKWYSLVLDEAQNIKNFHSRRWQTLLTFNTQHRLLLTGTPLQNNLAELWSLMHFLMPTVFQSHEDFKEWFGDPLTAAIEQEQVSEHQQLLEKLHALLRPYLLRRLKKDVEKQMPRKYEHVVRCSLTKRQKCLYDEFMQRRQVQQTMAAGNYRGMMNILMQLRKVCNHPDLFEPRPIETPVGGGGVNALSYDIPAMVCLWLYEPWNWSIEERFRRVTLPIVSLIHYEMRFSSLQHGLAQNWSPLRLLCPSSSSPRLQSSSPFDLLAVATPVEGCDLLSLPQPIYTRRLHASQKGNASLCGPPCSASCSASERAAVADLTALSPRVSVEKQGTASSLWPPPRDQTDPELVLTCHSPVPYSQVSSLVRMSEYPVEAGPCRASPPVSSGEAGRPGGTRPRDSPAPLATVAVPIVSTVSSGLLQGPPFRGRSPSPVQSSAPPFSVAPPAPLSWLPVAGSVDSHGQPVDALSPNSVLQSPPSPACRASARSFSAALPLRGPTPAQARTEGEACLPAGVRPRAGDREDASGASLGFRGACESTGCLGHTENQRQSPDISRTSPLTPVDTCSGPDCEGQGEGGHIEGIAVDEPRLFSASGVHASSPARVSFQSCGSQRPMPSFANSEETGEISGRGAQPPSSPNGVPGFPGVLPRLRASDESAPAVAGSSSLSSSRLSPFRPVSESGQGDAGTFEAAQLPPPQDSEPVSSAPAFPGRLACVGDPNVEKEKALVAGGTSTSLRASARAAARRSREEGRATNEESLPKEHDRHHLAKAPAVPSTQSSVLPSLSSTKRRRLLRAAMSPTPGGKKGPGAESVVPSLGSLVEVPLLRNTSDTSNAQVTPHSASASSALPVSLVLTQPFGCASIPDLDGFLAAHARRRCWGRDRRRLVRNCFPVPPAFVSHLLHQQEDSEKDGKVVEDQDMVLKSGEVEAGALSAGRADSLGSRAGAGGSSGGICSPATLDRGKPRRQMPRGIKRAGTLWRRWVSSERCEMQPGLCLVDATGGESLLDSLTPPSESEYRDGAGGEDRGAQKADFPTTLLARPGEPFSAAVDANEGTRMRKAEFWRSEEMRCQASQAVFLFNSCLSLASPPPFGGRDTRELLRKEISQSPLNPIGSVHEPVRICEDFLARTETLRRITPTPTEVFDRDQTVILRCSVLCNPRVQPGAPRIFLRGPGGIQARENSFSAFAESLDFLQGSAAELHEAVERQRRIFPHKQTLQDDCGKLIILAELLTKLRADGHRCLLFTQFSKMLDVLESWINHQGFTYVRLDGSTKVDQRQRVVTRFNASPRIFLFISSTRAGGVGLNLTGADTVIFYDTDWNPAMDRQAMDRCHRIGQTRDVHVYRLVTEHSIEENIWRKQLQKRLLDEVVVDRGLFTMENTTREGHLGQQTQDKDAAREWFANAETLKDLLASPEDSIAKSGFKGDIYADRILHDSGEDHPDDAESVAPVARSGKKGEALGRGGEFEAAILEVEDVEDVAAMQQTTREEKQAKQEMQQDFRGEKIGDEGAVDLNGALERMPALAAYCVRLINENKPPSLLAQIAQLKIQVRAEGNEDEAKQSEEDRQSESEEPSESSDGDGPALWESEIESEETDEE, encoded by the exons GGAGGCGGTTCGGTTCCGCAGCCGGGGTGCGTCCCCAGCCATGTagcttctgcttcctcctccggTGTTGACTCTCGAGCCCCGCCCTCATCTTCCGAGGCGCGTGAAGACCCGAAGAGTGTGGCGCGTCCCCGTATGTCTCTGAACGACCGGCCTGCGCGGCACCAGTGGGGCTTCCCTGGCGCTTCCTGCGACGCAGGGAGCAGCAACGGACACCCCCGGTCGGCCTCCCCCCTCGACTGTGAAACAGCCTCCGGCGACGGGAATCCCCGCCGACGGACGATGGGAGGGAACGGGTTAGGCGAGCGCGTGCCTTTCCAAGACATGCCGCCGTTTACCCCTCGCGTgcaaaacggagacgagagcaaAGCGGGGTGCGCCACGGCGGCGGCAGGCTCCGACCGTCCACAAGACGCGTGGACGGCCGGTCctcaagaagagaggcaacaggGATCACGGGACCCGCCGCACGTGCTCGGCGCCGAGGgtgcttctttcttcggcgccttcgaCCCGCCCGAAGCAAGACCAGATCGCGGCGGTCCCCAGCCAACCAGTGTCTGGGGGGACAgcccgtctccgccctcgtcttctgtctcttctctggcgtctccgacTCAGAGGTCGGGCTCCACAGCTCCTCTGTCTCACCGTCTTGGAGCGAACGCCGCTGCGTCTACCGGCCAGGGCGAGCAGACGCAGGGTCGGCAGGGGCGCAAACGCAGGTGCATGCTGTCTTTGTCTCGAAATCCTTCGGAAAGTGGCGGCGCTTTGTCAGCCGAGCCGCCGACTGGCGGGTGGCCCCCAGAGGAACGTCCGAAACGCAGTGCGACCAGCGAGACTTGGGGCGGCTCGGTCGCTGGAAACCAGCCGTTTGCGAGCGGTGCGTTACGCGGCCGGCTGGTGTCGCAGGGAGCAGAGTGGCGGCTTGCCGACCCAgctttcccgtctccgtgTGCGCCCTTGGCAtgccccgcctcgccgtctgcagGACAAGAGCTCGCTGTCCACTGGCAAGCCTTCCGGCACCCGGCGCGGAgccgacaggaagagagggcgaggacgatTCTGCGAGTGCaggaggagcagagacaggttCTCCTGGAAATtcaacagcagagagaggaggcgagacagcgaggcgaagagctGCCGGACGAGCCGCCGCCAGAGTTGGCGTGCAAGATGTGTGGCGTGGACGACAGCGGAAATCTCCTGCACCCTGGATGCGTCGACATGGGCGAGTTTCTGGCGTCCCTCGGGGGACTTTACGATGTAGGCCTGGAccaggaggaggagaaaaacgttCAGGAGGAAATCCAGAGTCTGCAGGAGAGGCTGCAGCAACTCCTCGTCAAGATGGGCCGGTCTTCTGGTcgcggggaaggcggcggaggtCCCGTCTCGCAGAAGGAGCCAGCGCGAGTGCCGGAGGTTGTCTTCCGGAATATCCTGGAGAAAGAGATAAAAAGTTTTCAGGATTTGGTCATCGATGAACAtaaagagaagaagaaactcTTCAGACAGCTCGCTGGAGGGTGTCGACGGCACGTGGAAGctgtggagaagaagaagcaaatgaaagccgaggaagaagaacg GCGGCTGCGAGCTGTGGCAAAGAGCACATGTGGCCCTGTGGAGGTCTTCTGGCAACGCATTGAGCGCCTCGTGTGGGAACGCGAAAAGCGTCAGCTGCAGCGACAGTtgcacgagaagaagaaacagagactgGATCGCCTTGTAAACGAGGCCATGCAACAGTGCCGCCGGCTTGCCCAGGGGCTCCGGAAGCCG TGCGCCTCGGGGGATCAGCCTCGACCGGCTCAGCTCGATGGAGGCAAACGGCTAACGTCAGAGACGACCatgtcttctcgccgcaaCAGCATCTTTTCGGAAGAGGAGgccaaggagagagggaaagggtcGAGACGGAACGCAGGCCACCAGACTTGTGGCCGAGActggacgaagagagaggcgagagacgaaggccggCTGACGGAGGAGGCAGGAGTGGACGAAGATGAGCAAGAGTGGACAGCCTCGAAGTTTGCCAAGgaccaggaagaagaagatgaccGACTGGAGGCAGAAATGGAAaggggggaaggagaagaacaagaagacaTCGAGAGTGAACTGCGGGGCTTACAAGATGAAGCCGATATGCCTGTGGAGGAACTCTTGAAGAG GATCTACGGAGTGGAAGGCGGTCAGACCCAGCTGGCTTCGGATCGGCgaaaggagcagaaagagaaagcccgcagaaaggacgaagaagaggaaggcgaagacgagggcgacgaagaagatggagaagaagaagacagagaagatgaagacgaagaaggagaagagaatcAATGGTCAATGTTAGTGTGTTCAaaggagcaagaagaagaagacgaacgtCTCGACGATGAaatggagaaggaagatgaCGAACAAGAAGACCCAGAAGCTGAGCTCCGCGGGCTACAAGATGAAGCAAATATGCCAGTCGATGAATTGTTGAAGAG GATCTATTGTGTAGCGGGGGGCGAGGCACAGCTGGCTGCGGACCGGCGGAGGGAGGCGGATAACCAGgtgcgcagagaaaagacggtccgagaagagacagaagacagaaaagaagaacgacatgcagagggagaagaagggggacaACAACCCCATGCAATTGAGGAGAGGGCAGCACGGTCAGAAGGTGAAGCAGCGGGAGACAGGCTGCGTGGTAACGACGATTCTGCAGACGACGACAGGAGCGAGTTCAGCTTGGATGGCGGGTGTTTCGGgaagcaagaggaagaggatgaagaacTCGACGCCGCAAtgaaagacgaggacgatgaggaggaagacgagttGAAGAGGCTGCAGGAGGATGCCGAGATGCCCATAGACGAGCTCATTCGAAG GTTTGGCGCCCCGTCTTCAGGGCCCAGGCCGtgccgagaggagacgagcagcgacgaagaggaagtcgTCGTCCCTGTCCACCGCAGTGTGCGTCCGAGGCGGTCGCGCGGCGATTCCCGCTGTCAGCTGGAGGAGTCGTCGGAGGCCTCTCCGTGCCGTTCCCCCAGATGTCTCAGTCCCGGTCAGGCAGGTGAAGAGAGTGAGGCagtgaaaagagaggaaggcgcggcagagGACCCGCCGGGGGGTGAAatgcgcgaggagacgaaggctggagacgcgtcgccttctcaggATATGCGGGCAGATCTCTTGAAGCAAGAAGGTTCGGAGAAAGCGCGGAACGTACACCTGGGGGGGTCTCCGGGTTCCCCGGCGTCGGTCTACGAAGGCAAACACGTCTCACCGACTGGAGACAGCCTGAGAAGCGTGAAGAGCGTGAAGAGTGAGGAGGGGGGCTATGTTAAGcgtttgtctcctttgcGACCGAGCCACGCGGAGGCCGCCGCTCCCCGCTCTTCGCATCACGCAGGCGCACCTGCagtggcgaagaagcaggagaggacgCATGCGTCTTTGCCATCGGAGCCTTCCGGGGGTCAGGACGTGGACGATCTTCCAGGCCCGAGTCCGAAGGAGGAGTCCGACGCGGAGGGGCTtccagctgcctcgcctggTGCGTCGTCCCTTCCGTCAAATCCTGCTCCGGCGCTGGTCCGGGCGACCCTCCGCACGTACCAGTCGGAGGGCGTTCAGTGGCTCTTTGCGCTTCACGACAAAGGCTTGAATGGCATTCTGGCAGACGAAATGGGGCTGGGGAAGACGCTGCAGACGATTGTGCTCCTCGCGCGACTGGCGCTGGAGCGCGGCGTGTGGGGCCCGCACCTGATCGTCGTGCCAACGAGCGTAATGCTCAACTGGGAACGCGAGTTCTTCAAATTTTGCCCGGGTTTCAAGGTTCTCGTTTACTTTGGGAGCGCGCAGGAGCGtgcgaagaaacgcacagGCTGGTCGCGACCGTATGCGTTTCACGTGTGCATTGCCTCCTACTCGACGGTGGTAAAAGACGCACAGATCTTCAAGCGGAAGAAATGGTactctctcgtcctcgacgAGGCCCAAAACATCAAAAACTTCCACAGTCGGAGATGGCAAACGCTCTTGACGTTCAACACCCAACATAGGCTTCTCCTGACGGGAACGCCACTGCAGAACAACCTGGCCGAGTTGTGGTCTCTCATGCACTTCCTCATGCCCACGGTGTTCCAGTCTCACGAAGACTTCAAGGAATGGTTTGGAGACCCTCTCACAGCCGCAATCGAACAG GAGCAAGTGTCAGAGCATCAGCAGTTGCTGGAGAAGCTCCacgcccttcttcgtccgtatctcctgcgtcgcctaAAGAAAGACGTGGAGAAGCAGATGCCCCGTAAATACGAGCACGTTGTTCGCTGCTCTCTCACCAAGAGGCAGAAATGCCTGTACGACGAATTTATGCAGAGACGCCAGGTCCAGCAGACCATGGCCGCTGGCAATTATAGAGGCATGATGAATATCCTGATGCAGTTACGGAAGGTGTGTAACCACCCCGATTTATTTGAGCCTAGGCCCATCGAAACTCCCGTCGGCGGCGGAGGGGTCAATGCGTTGTCTTACGACATCCCGGCCATGGTCTGTCTGTGGCTCTATGAGCCGTGGAATTGGAGCATCGAGGAACGCTTTcg GCGGGTCACGCTGCCTATCGTGTCCTTGATCCACTACGAGATGcggttctcctctctgcagcaTGGCCTGGCCCAGAATTGGTCTCcacttcgccttctctgcccttcgtcttcctcgccgcgtttgcagtcttcttccccctttgACCTTTTGGCTGTCGCCACGCCTGTGGAGGGATGTGacctcctctccctgcctcAGCCGATATACAcgcgtcgcctgcatgcgaGCCAGAAGGGGAACGCGTCCCTCTGCGGGCCGCCATGCTCTGCGTCTTGTTCAGCGTCGGAGAGGGCAGCAGTCGCCGATCTcaccgctctgtctccgcgtgtgtctgtcgAGAAACAAGGcacggcgtcttctctgtggcCTCCTCCGCGAGATCAAACGGACCCAGAGTTGGTTCTCACTTGTCATTCACCTGTCCCTTATTCCCAggtgtcctctctcgttcgcaTGTCGGAGTATCCAGTGGAAGCTGGACCctgtcgcgcgtcgcctcccgtgTCGAGCGGCGAAGCCGGAAGACCTGGCGGCACGCGTCCACGTGACTCTCCTGCGCCTCTGGCAACTGTCGCTGTGCCCATCgtttccactgtctcctccggTCTCCTTCAAGGCCCCCCGTTTCGGGGTCGGTCGCCCTCTCCTGTTCAgtcttccgcgcctccgTTCTCTGTTGCTCCCCCTGCTCCCCTGTCGTGGCTACCGGTGGCTGGGTCGGTGGATTCCCACGGTCAGCCGGTTGACGCTCTGTCGCCCAACTCGGTTCTTcagtctcctccctcgccggCTTGTAGGGCTTCCGCCCGGTCGTTTTCCGCGGCGCTCCCTCTACGAGGTCCGACACCTGCACAGGCAcgcacagagggagaggcgtgTCTCCCTGCGGGGGTCAGACCGCGTGcgggggacagagaagatgCCTCCGGCGCATCGCTCGGATTTCGTGGAGCGTGTGAATCTACAGGGTGCCTCGGCCACACCGAGAACCAGCGACAGTCGCCCGACATCAGCCGCACCTCGCCGCTGACGCCGGTGGATACCTGCAGCGGTCCGGACTGCgaaggacagggagagggaggacaCATAGAAGGAATAGCAGTGGACGAGCCGCGGCTTTTCAGCGCATCGGGTGTCCAcgcgtcgtctccagctCGCGTCTCATTTCAGTCCTGTGGGAGTCAGAGACCCATGCCCTCCTTCGCAAACTcggaagagacgggcgagatcagtggaagaggcgcacaacctccgtcctctcccaACGGTGTGCCGGGTTTCCCCGGCGTCCTCCCACGTCTTCGTGCGTCGGACGAATCAGCTCCTGCCGTGGCTGGGTcatcctctctgtcttcgtctcgattgtctcctttccggcCTGTCTCCGAGTCTGGgcaaggagacgcggggaCGTTCGAGGCCGCCCAGCTCCCGCCGCCTCAAGACTCCGAGCCGGTCTCGTCTGCGCCGGCGTTTCCCGGCCGCCTGGCATGTGTAGGAGACCCAAAcgtggaaaaagagaaggcgctggTTGCCGGTGGAACTTCGACCAGCTTGCGCGCTTCCGCCCGCGCGGCTGCCCGGCGGTCTCGTGAGGAGGGACGCGCAACGAACGAGGAGTCGCTGCCAAAGGAACACGACAGACACCATTTGGCGAAGGCCCCAGCCGTCCCCTCGACGCAGTCTTCCgtccttccttcgctttcgtcgacgaagagaagaagactgtTGCGTGCTGCGATGAGTCCGACTCCAGGGGGAAAAAAGGGCCCAGGCGCTGAGTCCGTCGTGCCTTCCCTCGGGTCTCTCGTCGAGGTTCCGCTTCTCCGGAACACGTCTGATACGAGCAACGCACAAGTCACGCCCCACtcggcttctgcctcgtctgccttGCCCGTCTCCTTGGTGCTCACGCAACCGTTTGGCTGCGCGTCAATCCCCGATTTGGAcggttttctcgccgcccaTGCCCGGCGCCGTTGCTGGGGTCGTGACCGTCGCCGCCTTGTACGGAACTGTTTCCCCGTTCCTCCTGCCTTTGTATCCCATCTCCTCCACCAGCAggaggacagcgagaaggatGGCAAGGTTGTGGAAGACCAGGATATGGTTTTGAAGAGCGGCGAGGTAGAGGCCGGTGCTCTATCTGCTGGGCGGGCCGACTCTCTGGGTTCTCGCGCCGGCGCTGGAGGCAGCTCAGGAGGGATCTGCTCCCCAGCTACGTTGGACAGGGGCAAACCCCGGCGGCAGATGCCCAGGGGAATCAAGCGAGCAGGCACCCTATGGAGGCGCTGGGTTTCCAGCGAAAGATGCGAAATGCAGCCGGGTTTGTGCCTCGTCGACGCCACAGGTGGCGAGTCCTTGCTAGACAGCCTCACGCCGCCAAGTGAGTCAGAATATAGAGACGGTGCTGGAGGCGAAGATAGAGGCGCGCAGAAAGCTGACTTCCCGACAACGCTTCTCGCACGACCAGGCGAACCGTTCAGCGCTGCTGTCGACGCTAACGAAGGGACGCGGATGCGCAAAGCAG AGTTCTGGCGATCAGAAGAGATGCGATGCCAGGCTTCACAGGCGGTGTTTCTGTTCAactcttgtctctctctcgcgtcgcctccacCCTTTGGCGGCCGCGACACTCGGGAGCTGCTCAGGAAGGAAATCAGTCAATCTCCCTTGAACCCCATCGGCAGCGTCCACGAGCCG GTCCGAATCTGCGAGGATTTCCTGGCTCGAACGGAGACCCTTCGGCGTATCACCCCGACTCCTACAGAGGTCTTTGACCGTGACCAGACTGTCATTCTCCGCTGCTCGGTTCTCTGCAATCCACGTGTCCAACCCGGCGCCCCCCGTATTTT TCTGCGAGGTCCTGGTGGCATCCAAGCTCGGGAGAACTCGTTTTCGGCGTTCGCGGAGAGTCTCGACTTTCTCCAGGGGAGCGCAGCCGAGCTCCATGAGGCAGttgagagacagcggcgcatcTTCCCTCACAAGCAGACTCTGCAAGATGACTGCGGTAAACTGATTATTTTG GCGGAACTTCTGACCAAACTACGAGCTGATGGCCACCGGTGTTTGCTGTTTACACAGTTCAGCAAAATGCTGGATGTGCTCGAATCGTGGATCAACCACCAGGGCTTCACGTACGTGCGTTTGGACGGCAGCACAAAG GTCGACCAGCGTCAGAGAGTTGTGACAAGATTCAATGCCAGTCCACGGATCTTTTTGTTTATCTCCTCCACGCGCGCTGGAGGCGTCGGCCTGAACCTCACCGGCGCCGATACGGTTATCTTCTACGACACAGACTGGAACCCTGCTATGGATCGACAGGCGATGGATAG GTGCCATCGAATCGGTCAGACTCGTGACGTACATGTCTACCGTCTTGTCACTGAACACTCGATCGAAGAGAACATCTGGCGCAAGCAGCTCCAGAAGAGACTCCTCGACGAGGTTGTCGTGGATCGCGGCCTTTTCACCATGGAAAATACAACGCGGGAGGGTCATCTTGGGCAGCAGACTCAGGACAAGGATGCCGCTCGAGAGTGGTTTGCCAATGCGGAGACGCTGAAGGATCTGCTGGCTTCCCCG GAGGACAGTATTGCGAAGTCAGGCTTCAAGGGCGACATATATGCAGACCGTATTCTACATGACTCTGGAGAGGACCACCCGGATGATGCTGAGTCTGTTGCGCCAGTGGCGCGGTCGGgcaaaaaaggcgaagcgctaggaagaggaggggagTTCGAAGCAGCCATTCTGGAGGTCGAAGACGTCGAAGATGTGGCTGCCATGCAGCAAACGACAAGGGAGGAAAAACAAGCGAAACAGGAGATGCAACAG GATTTCCGAGGGGAAAAAAtaggcgacgaaggcgctgTAGATTTGAATGGTGCGCTGGAGCGCATGCCCGCGTTAGCAGCGTACTGTGTTCGCCTAATCAACGAAAACAAACCACCAAGCCTTCTTGCGCAAATAGCTCAGCTCAAG ATACAAGTCCGAGCTGAAGGtaacgaagacgaagcgaagcagagcgaggaagacaggcagagTGAATCAGAGGAACCATCGGAGTCCAGCGACGGGGATGGACCGGCGCTGTGGGAAAGTGAGATCGAATCCGAGGAAACGGACGAAGAGTAG